GTTTTTGTTTAAGAATTCATCGATATCTTCTTCAGTAAACTTTTTTGACGTGCTACTAATCATGGAGATTTTCTTGTTTTCAATTTTAGGGAGCTTACCACTATACTGGATATCCTCCAGTTTCTCTTGTGTTTCTGGGTTTAGCACATCTAAATCAGGATTCACTTTATTATTAAACTCTGTTCCTAAATACAAATTCAATATTAAGAAGGTAAAGATGAATATGGTTTTGATATTTTTCCAGTCCATACATTACCCTCCTTTATTCGTTGGTGTTTCATTTTTGTCAAAATCAATCTCAATCCACGACGACAGACCTTTATAATACCAAGTCGGGGTCAAAACGTAATCACCAGAGGCTGGATCCTTTTCAATCGCTTTATAACCGAGCATGACATCTGAAATCTGCGTAGTTGGATAAACTTCTAGTTTTCTTTCTAGCGCTTTCTTGACTGCTTCGCCATCGGGAACAGTTACGTTAGACCATTCTATAACACTATGTGGATACATGAGTGACCGGCTGTATTTACCCGCCTGGTTATTCATCCATTCTATTTCGATTTTACTAATGGAGTTGCTAGGTATGTCATCTACAACCGGAAAACCTTGCATGACCATACGATAGTGTAAATCTTTCTGTGTGCTTTTTGTTTCCGAATTCAACTGGGAGTCATAATGGTACAAGTGATAGTCGTTCTCCTCTCCAATCCATCCCTGATGATTATTCATGAAATCTAAGCTCTGAATGATTGGATTTTGTTGGATCCCATCCTCTTGATTCTTCCAGTTGATGTACGTAAATTCTTTGCTATCTTCATAGTAAGTAATTTGATTTCTCAGCTTCATATATAAGATTTTATTAGGATTAGTAAATTTTCTAGATGCAACATCCTTCGATAAAAGAAGTGCCTTAACAAATTGATCTATGTTCACTTCATTTGTGAAGAATGAATAACTCTTGATCTCCATTTTCTCTTTCGGAAGATAAACGGGTTCTGTGTCTTCTTCAGTAATATACACTTTAGAAACTTCTGCTTTAGGGCCTGCCTCTAGTGTTTTCGTAATTAAGCTGTTAATCGTATTTTGCATATCACTCGTTAATTCAAACTGAGGGATCTTGAAATCACTAGGATTTTCTCCTTTTGGAGGATTTTCTAGAACAAATTGTAGCTTCCATTGGTCGTTGTCTTTGAAAACCTGTACTTTCTCAACGTTTCCACTCTTATTAGAAAGAAAATTATTATTACTAAACGTAAAGGTTTCCTTCAATACTTCAAGCGGAATGGATGTTGGATAAATGATTTCAATTTCATCTCTGGCAGCATTTTGTTTGAAATTGACGAACTCTCCATTCACTAATGTAGCCGATTGTAATTGCTTATATAAACGCTTTTGAGATTTAGCATACGCCCAGAAGTGCTTCCCATCTTGATGGATAATGATTTGCTTCGGTTGAATGATATTTGATAACCGTTCTTTTTTACCCTCTTCAATCGCTGTTTTAATTGGGGCTTCATTTTCCAAAACATTGATGTTCGGCGTATACGTCCAGAGATTCCAAGTAAGGAATATGCTCAGTGCGATAAGAAGAAAAAGCAAAGCAGATTTTATCTTTTCTATATTATCCCAAATGGATGTGTAGAATTTGTTTAAATGATGTACGATTCTCTTCCAATCCATTATGCGCTTTCCTCCCTCGTTTGGTGAGTAGGA
This Pseudalkalibacillus berkeleyi DNA region includes the following protein-coding sequences:
- a CDS encoding YycH family regulatory protein; this translates as MDWKRIVHHLNKFYTSIWDNIEKIKSALLFLLIALSIFLTWNLWTYTPNINVLENEAPIKTAIEEGKKERLSNIIQPKQIIIHQDGKHFWAYAKSQKRLYKQLQSATLVNGEFVNFKQNAARDEIEIIYPTSIPLEVLKETFTFSNNNFLSNKSGNVEKVQVFKDNDQWKLQFVLENPPKGENPSDFKIPQFELTSDMQNTINSLITKTLEAGPKAEVSKVYITEEDTEPVYLPKEKMEIKSYSFFTNEVNIDQFVKALLLSKDVASRKFTNPNKILYMKLRNQITYYEDSKEFTYINWKNQEDGIQQNPIIQSLDFMNNHQGWIGEENDYHLYHYDSQLNSETKSTQKDLHYRMVMQGFPVVDDIPSNSISKIEIEWMNNQAGKYSRSLMYPHSVIEWSNVTVPDGEAVKKALERKLEVYPTTQISDVMLGYKAIEKDPASGDYVLTPTWYYKGLSSWIEIDFDKNETPTNKGG